One Phragmites australis chromosome 23, lpPhrAust1.1, whole genome shotgun sequence DNA window includes the following coding sequences:
- the LOC133906200 gene encoding methyl-CpG-binding domain-containing protein 11-like, with the protein MATAAEQQAPAEEMLSVEMPAPEGWTKKFTPQRGGRFEIVFVSPTGEEIKNKRQLSQYLKAHPGGPASSEFDWGTGDTPRRSARISEKVKVFDSPEGEKIPKRSRNSSGRRGKWEKMEAPETEEAKDAETGKLAEEAPSEEAAKGTDVEMKSAEETKEAPIEDTEKAADKVDAPAPAAVEDKKETEKPAESDVAPPAPSDKKEAEEKKDHGKPAKSEAAPPASNPAENSVPASTEPAAAAAAAPVPPETKSDAAAPASETKSGAVQVENSTDKGASQDSQTNAVNNGQLPPGASVVKCT; encoded by the exons ATGGCGACGGCCGCCGAGCAGCAGGCGCCGGCGGAGGAGATGCTGTCCGTGGAGATGCCCGCGCCCGAGGGGTGGACCAAGAAG TTTACTCCCCAGAGAGGGGggagatttgaaattgtttTTGTTTCACCAACTGGAGAGGAAATTAAGAACAAGAGGCAATTAAGCCAGTATCTAAAGGCACACCCTGGAGGCCCTGCATCTTCTGAGTTCGATTGGGGAACTG GTGATACCCCAAGGCGGTCTGCTCGAATTAGTGAGAAAGTCAAGGTATTTGATAGTCCAGAAGGTGAAAAGATCCCAAAGCGCAGCAGGAACTCAAGTGGCAGAAGGGGCAAGTGGGAGAAAATGGAGGCTCCTGAAACTGAAGAAGCCAAAGATGCTGAAACTGGCAAGTTGGCGGAGGAGGCCCCTAGTGAAGAAGCCGCAAAGGGCACTGATGTGGAGATGAAGTCTGCTGAAGAGACGAAGGAGGCCCCTATTGAAGACACGGAGAAGGCTGCAGACAAGGTTGATGCTCCTGCTCCAGCAGCAGTGGAAGATAAGAAGGAAACTGAAAAACCAGCTGAATCTGATGTAGCTCCTCCTGCGCCATCGGATAAGAAAGAGGCTGAGGAGAAGAAAGACCATGGTAAGCCAGCTAAGTCTGAGGCTGCTCCTCCAGCAAGCAACCCAGCTGAAAACTCGGTCCCTGCTTCCACtgagcctgctgctgctgctgctgctgctccagtGCCTCCTGAAACCAAATCAGATGCTGCCGCTCCAGCGTCTGAGACCAAATCAGGTGCTGTTCAAGTAGAGAACTCCACAGACAAAGGTGCTAGCCAGGACAGCCAGACAAATGCCGTCAACAACGGGCAGCTGCCGCCTGGTGCATCCGTGGTGAAGTGCACCTGA